gcacagtttgcgactaatttgtgaaacgaatcttttaagcctaattagtccatgatttgacaacgtgatactacagtaaatatgtactaataacggattaattagacttaataaattcatctcgtggattactaactgattctataatttatttttttattagtattcaaatACCCCATACGACATCCTCGTATGATACCTTCTAAATTTTAATCACCACATCAAACACCCATTAGTCTCGTCGGACGGCCATTAATTAATAGCCATACCGTCTGCAACTCTGAACGCCTGATTTTCTTGGTTTGGTGAGAAATATTGGCACCCACCCGTGCAGCTAGGTGTGTTCTCCCATaccaaggcctcgtttagattgtaagttttttcgctctcttcatcacattaaatttttggacatatgtatggagtattaaatgtagataaaaaaaataacgaattacacagtttgattgtaaattatgagataaatcttttgagcctagttagaccataattaaataataattgtcaaatacaaatgaaaatgctacagtgccaaatagtaATTCCTAACCCAACCTAAACGAGGCCTACTGCTGCACTGTCGGCTTGTACATGGTCCGGGTTTGACGGTCTTTGGGTAAAATCCAGCCCAAACCGCAGGAGATGATATGCCAACGGTCTGTACCCACGGTTTCAACCCGTACCCGGTCACAGGAACTCCGCCCCAATCTCCGCTCCCACGGCAGCACCGCCGTCAACGCCGATCTTGCCGCCGGCAATGGCATGGCTTACGCGCTGCTCGCCAATGATGCCTCCGCCTTCGCCTGCCGTGCGCGGCAATGGTGTTCCCTGCACCACCGCTCGCCACGCCCACCTCGAGGCCGTCCGCGTGCAGTCCGCGGCGGTGCTAACGCAGGACCATCTGATGTGGCCGGCCGTCAAGTAGGATGGTGCTCGGGCTCGGGACGGGGTCCACGGCCGCCTCCGCCGTCATCGAGATTGGTGTGCTACTGGCCGCGGGCAAGCTCGAGAAGATCGTCGGCGTGCCCAGATCCAAGCGCACCTTCGAGCAGGTGCAGTAGCTTGGCATCTCGCTGCCCATGCTCAATGACCACCTGCGCATCGACCTCACCATTGACGGTGCCGGCGAGGTCCGATCTTGTCTCAACTGCATCACGAAAGGTCGCTGAGTCTCTGACTAGCACTGGTTCCATGGGCAACTAGAGATAGAGGACCGACGGAGATGCGTCAGGAAGAAGACGACGAGCTGACGGGTTGAGCGCAAACCAACCCGGACGTGCTTTCTAACGCGGTTTGCGATGGGCTGGTTCGTGGATTGGTCCGGGTTATAACCGGACCATGTACAGGGCTACCGCACTGTAGATCAAGTGGAAAATACAAAGATTTCACTGAAAGGAAAATATAGCCGATGGTATTCTTGACTACTCGTCTAATACTAAGATTTCACACAATGCAAGCAGATCAAATGAAAAGGGGCTACAAAATTAAAACTACAATTTTGATTAAAACTACAATTTTGATTCTTCTCCATGATTTCAATTCATGCATCTTCACGTATTCACGAATACATCGTCAAATTAAAGCCGATATACGTGGATCGAGACCGAGCACGCACTCGATAATCAATGCCTGATGAAGAGGTTGTACTCGACGGTGGCGTCGCCGGTCTTGAGGTCGAAGGTGTGCGTCCGTGCCTGCGCGTACCCGCGCGCCATCCGGAACACGCCGGTGCCGCCCACGACGGCCATCTCCCGGACGGCGTTGAACACCGCGTTGCGGCCCATGATGGCGACGGTGCTGCCGTTGTACTTGCCGGCCTCGAACACGAAGTTCATGTTCATCATGAGCGACACCTCGTCCTTGCCGGCGCCGATGTAGGTGCCCTGAGCGCGGCCCAGGGGCTTGGAGGACTTGAGGTCGGGGCCCTCGGTGAGCGGGTCGTCGATCACCACCACGGCGCCGAAGCTCGTCTTGGAGGTGTTGGTCAACGCCGCGCGCGCCACCGGCACCGCTGTCGGGCTCGGCCCGCTCACCACGTCGTGCCAGTACAGCTTGATGTGCGTGCTCTTCTCGCCGCCGCTGCTGGACGCCGCCGACGCGGCAGGTGCGGTGGTGGCTACCAGGATTGGCAGTAGTAGGAGGagcacggcggcggccatggcgtccGGTTGAGGCTGAGACGTGTTCTTGGTGCGCGCTGTGCTCTGTTGTGGTGTGGAGGTGTGGTGTGTGCTGATGGCGTCTGCGGAGGCGACTATTATGCGCGCGCGAGATGGAGTGGCAGGTGCTAGAGAAGCTTTGGGAAGTTGACAGGGCGGGGAGAATTATGTGCTTGGCGTGTTAGGGTGGTTGCTTTCTCGCTGAAATATTTGGTGAGATGCCATTCAGACGAGGTGTGCATAAATGTTATATTAGTCATGAGTGTAGTCAATTGTTTAATGAAGTGTTGATCGAACTAATCGACCAACCCCCTCCCTAGTTATTGATACTCATATAAATATACTACTACATAATCCAACTTCACATTAGGACAAAAgtgcttaaccgaggcgggcatcacTCTTGTCTTTGTCTCTTCATCGGTGTAAATTATGGAAAACATAGACAGTCTATAATGCATGATGTGCCAGTtaataataaaaaacaaataaaaatttaGACCCGTCGTCTGAGTTTGAACTGTAGTGTTTTTTTTTATTGTAGCTCTTATCTCATAACATAATGATCTAGATTTCGAGTTTTAAATTCTGGTAGTATAATATTGCTAGTTGCTATAAATTTAGATCCTTAAACTAAATTAGAAGTCTTGTACTTATTGTACCTATATAATGGTATAGGTGGGTAATCTTGAGGCCAATTTAGAGGTTAGCACACATTGTTTTTACAATGACAGTGTCGGGTAACTTAAAAAAAAACAGAACACCTACTAAGGCTATTATTATGAATGCAGATTATAGTGGACTGGATTATAATCTTCATAATTTTTGCAAGAATTTCTAGAATCTATTTCATTGTCTTCTAGCGAATATCATGAAGGTTAACATGGAAACTCTGATTGGGATCTCCAACTAGTTATAGTAATTAAGATAGTCAACGGATGTAAATACATGAGTAATTGAGTACAGATCAAGCGGATGAAAAAAAAACTGAGTTTCAATATACAGTTTGCAAAAATCTGAGTACATATACATGCATAGACCTTGTAATGTAAAATGAGAATTGctccatatatatacatatacacatGTGGCCGTGTGGGCATAATGAGCCAGGAACACAGCGATACTTGCTTGGACACTTGTGTCCTCGAAACGTGAAGtcacaggcaggcaggcaggcaggcagcaccGACCCTGGCCaccacatgtttttttttctcctgTTTTTCAGCGTGTTGCTGGGGGGTTGCTTGGTTTGGTGGCCGCGCAGGTCGCTGGAGACTGGCTGGTCGCAGGTTATTAGTGGTTGGTTACTAGCTAGACCATGCTGTACTGATCACAGGCCACAACAGGCCTTGTAGGAACGTGGCAGAGACGACCGGCGGCGTCGTCGTCAATCAACCGTCCCGGGCGTTATATCGCCGTGCAACAACTTGGCCTGGTCTGGTCTCACTCCAAGAACCACGGTAGGCGTACTCCGTGCTCAGCAGATCCAGCCAGCTTGATGGTAAAACACGGCAGAGATTTTACATCATGTGTATCATGTCTCCTGTGAAACATCTATGTGGACCGTGTCGGTGTCGTGGCATTGACTGACGTCGAGGCCAAAGTTGAAGAGAGACAAGGCATGGGGAAAATGGATTGAAATTCGAGCTGTTAAAAGTTTGTTGAAAAAGAAGAACAAAAAAAAGCAAGGCATGGAGAAGACACGGCAGAGATTTTTTTACATCATTTGGAGCTGAAGCTGCAAGTCAACAGGCATGCAGGCGTGTAGCACGGATATGCGGGATCCTGTTTGTTTTTGTGCCTGTCAAATCAAGTAACCGTTCGCTTTGGCACGTCCAAACTCCAAAATGCAGCAATAGCTGCTAGTAGTACATGGAGTTGTtgacttagagcatctccaccgGTCTCCCCATCCACACCCAACGAGAAAAACCTATAGTTTGAGGGATTTACAAGCTCCAGCAGTCCTCCAATTCAATCCCCAATGAGAAAAAAAATTCTCATCCCCCTCAAAACCAGCCCTCCATCCCTCAAAAAAAGGGGAACAATCCCTCCCCGCAAATCACCCCGCATACCTTGCAATTTTGGCGGGCGTGAAGTTTCACGAGCAACTGTCGTCGAGGTGGACGAGCCGCCGCCGTACACCGCCGTCGGGGATGGTTCGGCGAGGATGGCCACGGTGCTGGACGAGCCGCCGCTGGATCTGACGCCGGCGTCCGCGCGGAGGAGCCCACGCTCGGTGGAGGCGTTCTTCCTCGAGCTCGAGCCGGCGTCCGCCGCGAGGAGCCGTGCGCAAGACTGGAGAGGAAGTGGCGGCCGGCGGGGGAGAGGAAgcggcgagggagagagagatgacCACGTGGGATACAACGAACGGAGGAAGAAATTTATCCTTTtcgctgataggtggggtccatCTCTTTTGGGGATTGGATTTTCTCATTCTACTGGAGAATAGACCTTCAAAACCTCCAAAACATATTTTGTATGTCCACCAATAACTAATTTTTGGGTTGAGGTTTTCTCCTACTGCCGGAGATAACTGATCGAGAGCAAACAAATCAAACCTGCTGGCTGCTGTAGTGGGTTGGACTGACCAAGATACGACCGACCACAGCGAATATGTCTTCCTTCCAACACGCATGTTCGATGCTTGCCGGCCAATCAATCCAACACCATCTACCCGGCGTGCTTGCGTTGTTCCCACGTCATTTGGGAGCTAAGCATGGAGTAATAGTTACGCCCTCATGCATATATTAACAATCCATTCGAAACAACCGAGCTCGAATTAAGCGCAAGCATGCTGAGTATAGGAATACATACACGTGTAAAACATAGGATTAAAAAACAGAGGAATTTAGTGAGTATAGTTGTTTGGATGGCCAACAAAAAAAACACAGGGTTCACTatgtcaaaaagcatttctaggggcggtttgcccagccgcccctacgtaagggtctctacaaatcatgcatttataggggaGGTTCccagcccctacaaatcgatttgtaggggcggctgtagtaccagccgcccctacaaacaggtatttataggggcggttcaatctagaactacCCCTACAGTTTGTTTTTGCCAGACGTCCCACAACCAccgttctgaaccgcgttcgcgttgccgaacgccccgcgaccaacgttccgaaccgcgttcgcgttgccgaacaccccgcgaccgcgactacaagcataagagtattctataaactacaattacaagtccaattcacatgaatatatacaatccatcattaaatatacaaattccatacacattgttatcaacgtcctagagctagcctttcagtctcacgaaggtattggtactgaggatttgtacctaactcagactctcgatcatggtaggcgcctctgacgtgtacaatctggtccaatatgaagttgcaaaggtcgccgacgagctctaagagttggtcatccttgtatgggtctcttttcattcctttctcttctctccactacaagaaaacaagtttcggtttagtatttcatacaatTTACGAagttttatactacgggtgaagaggttcaaacttacccttaaggggtgtctcctgtaggcaccggtgttacccattatagaacatatatagtatccacaatgtacactcccaggcttctgcttggggcactgtgtgttttgcatatgaaaatgttaagtaatgcttttgacagccatgtaacggagtactgaagaagtaagttacacttaccgcatatagtgtttttatagccagcttttccttccttgctggatcatgccttccatgatgattagtgacatagaacctaaatgccctgttcgaattattttagcaaatacaacttgttagtatccaaaagtgaacgttacaagtatgtatacaaacatataagctaatgaggattgtcgatatatatacgtcttgagaatcgatatgaagtctttgtatgtcaccgtgtccttatctaatgaatcaaagacccatgccatgctcctcccgacatcgacggctatacaaatccagtggttgctgcatgaatttaatcatagaactagataagcccttttgcatcgaatgaaatatatcgaacaaagctttaagtatagagttgagcttactcgaagttgtatggtagccatatagtagagtggtgttggagatttttgaaagccaaggcaatgtatgccgcaaccttaaggaactcttcccttagcttcacactacggatgcgctctttctcccgaagagtctttgcagctgctagctctttggcatccagtgtccaccgtttagggtaattaaaatttgtttaggctatagcttgagggtctacatacccggctttcacacttggcatttgtttgacaatgtgcacttgcattctacaaatcacagcgtgggttagttacaacaaaattcaaagattacattcatatcatatcgggaggacaaggacttacaggcaccacgtgcgaattagattcatctccatttctcccaggtgaaagcacgtgtgcatgtcattgaagtcaaagataattttcccggctgggcttccaaatgtgccggtgggaaagcatacttgtataatatctatgctcgttgggagaacacgcaagtaccaatcatggaaccttctcattccaagtggatCACTTTTGGTATTAATCAATCATCTGGAAGGATCAAGCAACCTGGGCCCCACCCACCTATCATATCTCATCTGGGAGGCTGACCCATCCTATGTATCATCACTTGCAAGGATGACAGAATTGTTTGCCTCGATCCTACACGTAGGAGCAAAAAAAATGAGGTTGAACTGAATGAAAAGTTTTCTATGTTTTCCCTATAGAATCAGTCATATAGGAattttcctctatttttcctaTGGAGCATTCTTATGAACCAAACGCTACTACAACACTTCAATCCTAAGGAATCTGAATCCTGTGTTTTCCCTTTGTTTCACCTCCATTCCAAAGGGCCCCTTAGAGTGTTAGTTGTTCATCTTGCTTGGTGCCTCGATCTGTTGGTGTTGTACTGTCCAGTTTGGCTATTCAGTTTTGGAACTTATACGTGGTTGTAGTGACAAGTCAAATACTGTTAGGGAGCTCTAGATGCTGAAAATGTGAGATGTACTTTCTAATATACAAAGGACTGGCTTGAAGTGCTTAGCTTCTACCATTGTCTTTATCGAAGAGCCAGACTCACAAATTTGTGAGTTCAATTCAAATAGGGTATGCTCTTCCCAGCCGGTCACTAGGCACATTTGCCGACCGGCTCGCGGTAATGCTCTAAATCGTACGTCCACCTGGAGGCTCCATTTGCTGGGCCACGACGCCAGCCCTCTAAGGCGCAGCGCGAGGCCGCCTTCGTGGTGCACCGCTTGGCCACtgacctgtggcagaaccgcccgaaataacacatttacagaggtgctcgtcttccaccagatacTAAACactccgaaagcaagctacagcgggtggtatccgtcgggcacaccccaagagagaacccaaaagatccatatttttcttcaaggatccaataatgagaacgagttacaatacttaatacatttcatacatccagagttcttagaaattcattattacattgccaaatgtcagagtgcggaatatttaatagcggaattaaaataaacatctagcgataaaaaacaaggatccatctgtgcccaccaga
The sequence above is drawn from the Miscanthus floridulus cultivar M001 chromosome 15, ASM1932011v1, whole genome shotgun sequence genome and encodes:
- the LOC136508920 gene encoding dirigent protein 22-like — translated: MAAAVLLLLLPILVATTAPAASAASSSGGEKSTHIKLYWHDVVSGPSPTAVPVARAALTNTSKTSFGAVVVIDDPLTEGPDLKSSKPLGRAQGTYIGAGKDEVSLMMNMNFVFEAGKYNGSTVAIMGRNAVFNAVREMAVVGGTGVFRMARGYAQARTHTFDLKTGDATVEYNLFIRH